The following are encoded together in the Lathyrus oleraceus cultivar Zhongwan6 chromosome 3, CAAS_Psat_ZW6_1.0, whole genome shotgun sequence genome:
- the LOC127127814 gene encoding U-box domain-containing protein 9, with amino-acid sequence MAKPGVLDSDPEIMVKKVLEMKKELKKLVRSIVEDEDTSIEALDKAKETLCVLKDLKLRKKSHSSMSFKINKNVTFPDEFKCPLSKELMRDPVIVASGQTYDRPFIQKWLKAGNRTCPQTHQVLSHTLLTPNHLIREMIEKWSKNQGIELCNVINYINGEGAKEADQNHFLCLLEKMSSTLCDQKEAAKQLRLLTKKHPCFRVLFCDFENAIPQLLKPICDGSSINHDLQEDVITTLLNISIHDNNKKQVAETPMVIHLLMKSLRCGTIETRANAAATLFTLSALDSNKELIGKSNALKPLIDLLEEGNPFTMKDVASAIFTLCMMHDNKARAVKDGAVRVIMTKMKNRLHVDELLAILALLSTHQKAVLEMAELGAVPCLLSIMRESSCERNKENCVAILQTICLYDRSKLREIKEEENSYRTISELAKNGTSRAKRKASGILERLHRVVNITHTA; translated from the exons ATGGCAAAACCAGGGGTGTTAGATTCTGATCCAGAGATTATGGTGAAGAAAGTTCTAGAGATGAAGAAGGAGTTAAAGAAGCTTGTGAGGTCCATTGTTGAGGATGAAGATACAAGCATTGAAGCTCTTGATAAAGCTAAAGAAACTCTTTGTGTTCTTAAGGATTTGAAGCTTAGAAAGAAATCTCACTCTTCAATGTCTTTTAAGATAAACAAAAATGTTACTTTCCCAGATGAATTCAAATGTCCACTTTCCAAGGAATTGATGAGAGATCCTGTCATTGTTGCTTCTGGTCAG ACATATGATAGACCATTCATTCAAAAATGGTTGAAGGCTGGAAATAGGACATGCCCTCAAACTCATCAAGTTCTCTCACACACTCTCCTTACTCCAAATCATCTTATAAGAGAAATGATAGAAAAATGGTCTAAAAATCAAGGGATTGAATTGTGCAATGTTATTAATTATATCAATGGTGAAGGTGCTAAAGAAGCTGATCAGAATCACTTTTTATGTTTGCTTGAGAAAATGTCATCAACACTTTGTGATCAGAAAGAAGCTGCAAAACAACTTAGGTTGTTGACAAAGAAGCATCCTTGTTTTAGAGTACTTTTTTGCGATTTTGAAAATGCAATTCCTCAATTGCTTAAGCCTATTTGCGACGGAAGTAGTATTAACCATGATCTTCAAGAAGACGTGATCACGACACTTCTCAATATCTCGATTCATGACAACAATAAGAAACAAGTAGCTGAAACTCCAATGGTGATTCATCTCCTTATGAAGTCATTGAGATGTGGAACAATCGAGACACGAGCCAATGCTGCAGCGACCCTTTTCACGTTATCAGCACTAGACTCGAACAAAGAACTTATAGGAAAATCAAACGCCTTGAAACCGCTTATCGACCTATTGGAAGAAGGGAATCCCTTTACTATGAAAGATGTTGCTTCAGCAATATTCACATTATGTATGATGCACGACAACAAGGCAAGAGCGGTGAAAGACGGTGCGGTTAGAGTGATTATGACGAAGATGAAAAACCGGCTTCACGTCGACGAATTACTAGCTATCCTCGCGTTACTTTCGACTCATCAGAAAGCTGTTCTTGAAATGGCAGAGCTTGGAGCTGTTCCTTGTTTGCTAAGCATCATGCGAGAGAGCTCGTGCGAACGCAATAAGGAGAACTGCGTAGCGATTCTTCAAACTATATGTTTATATGATAGATCCAAGTTGAGGGAAATAAAGGAAGAAGAAAATAGTTATAGAACAATATCTGAACTTGCAAAGAATGGAACATCAAGGGCTAAGAGGAAAGCTAGTGGAATTCTTGAGAGGTTGCATAGGGTTGTTAATATCACACACACTGCATAA